The Penicillium digitatum chromosome 6, complete sequence genome contains the following window.
TGACGGATTTCTCCAATGAGAAGCTCTCTTCAATTATCTTTCTTGGATGCACAATTGCCACGGCAGTATTGTTTATCAGTGCACACCTGCTCCCCCTCAAAATTGTGCTGCTTGTTGGCGGCAATGCGTTGGTTCTCGCAATCCATCCAACGGTAGGGCAATTTATCTTCGCTCTGGTGCAAGATATGACAGGTGGAGATTCCATCAACACGGGTTCGGATGAGAAAGATGGGTTCGCCTCTTCAGTCCCTGCAGATCCATCTGCAGCGATGTCGGCCTTGGAAAAGCTTGCAGACATCTCCTTGGACACATATCCCGAAGAGCGGGAGGTGGAAATATTTGAGTTGCAGCACCGGACTCCAGGAACGTCAGAGTCTGGGTGGGAGAGCTTCCTATTTAGCCACGCCCCATACGACCCGTTATCACCACCTCGAATCGCCGGGGATCGACCTCGTGGATGCCGATTCTTTGAGGATGTCCGTGCCCCACGTGGCTGGGCTTGGAAGAGTAAAAAGTGGGAACTCGACCTAGACTGCCGTGAGTGGGTGGTGGAGCGCATGATCACCAGTGTTGGGTTCGAGATCCCAGACGTAAATGCCAAAGGCAACGCCATTGTGGGAGAAGTTGGTGGTTGGGTTTGGGACTTGCCTCCAACTCGGCAGGAGTCAGATGATGATTTGACGTCAGCCTACGGAGACCTGCCTGATTCACTGTCCACCAAGGAGACCAAGGGCAAGGGGAAGGAGAAGGCTAAATCACGGGATTGGGAGGAAGGGAATGCGTCCTACGGAGTGGGAGAATGGAGACGTCGACGATGGGTACGAGTGGTGCAACGAATAAGCCTTCCGCCGGCGGAGGTTGTCACCTACTCGACGCTTAGTAGTAACAGCTAAAGGAAACATGAGATAACGAATCCAAGCGGCTCAGTGGCCGTCCAATAATATTTACTTCGGGACACACTTATCCACGTAGACACTTTTAAGAaacaggaaaagaaaaacgcCAGACTCGCCCTAACCAGATGCTCGGAACAAATGAACAAGGCATTACAACTGactcttcttccacttgttaATTCTCCTCCGCAAATCACCCTCGCTCTGCTGCATAGGATTGAGCTTTCGGTCACGAGTCATCGCAGTGAAATTATCCCCGTGCTTCTCGATCAAGCGCTGAGCCCACTCGCCCTCGCGCGAGCTCTGGTACCGCGGCTTCTTAGCACGAACAGTCTTCCCCTCCTGATCCGCCTGGCGCTCAAGCTGCTGCACAATCACCGAGTCTGCGAGAGGGTTGCTGTCACCATTGCCGGCCAAAATATCGTTCAGAGGATCGTTGAGAGGGTTGTTGCGCGAGCGCTGGAAGCCTGCCACTTCGATGTTGTCTTCGTCGTCGTGGATGACGCGCAGAATTCTGCCAGTCTCGGGATCGCGCTCTACTCGTGTCTCGCCAAGGTCAAGCTTAGCTGCGGCTGCTTTGGCGCTGCCGCGGATGTGCAGCGAGTTCTTGATTTCGGGGTATTGGTCCTTGTTTCCGGGGAGGCGTTCGCGGCCACCGGATGGTGCATTCAGCTTGTGCATCAAACCAAGGCGTTGGTAGTTTTGTGTCAGGGTCAGATCGCGATCCCTGCAGATGTTACTATTTTGAATTTTTCAAGGTGGGCAAGATTTGCATACCAGTTGTCGGCGATGATCTGATTGCCCAGCACATTGATCTTCTTGTGGCCGCTCTTGAGGCGGCTGTCCTTGGCACGGGCCTTGGAGCGCCCGGAGCGggctttcttcttttgcaaAACTTTACCCATTGCGAAATGTGAAGTGAATGTAGAGGTCAAATTGGTTCTTCCTGGCTGTTCGGCGATAATAAAAAGCGTTATCGAAACTTTTTTTCCCGAGTTTGCAAGTCTTGGCATGTTTGCTCAGGGTCCCGCGATAAACAACGATAGCGGTTTAGCTGTACTTCTGTACTGAGGTGTGTCATTTCGCCTGTCACTTGAACAGAACCTTGGCCAAATCCTCTGCAATGGCTTCTCGCTTTTTTCCTTCACGTCGAACAGGAATTGCTCTTGTTGCAGGATGTATTTTGTTCTCAGCCTTGGCCGCCGCAAGTGTTGGCCCCGGAGAGCTCTCCGTGGGCCAGATCGAGGAGCAATTGCAGGTATGCTACAAAACGTACTTTGTGCTCTACCTGTGAACTAACTTGCCACAGAGCTGCCCACTTGTAGAATCTCTTAACGAGCACAAGCGTGCAACGCGCCCAGAGACTACTAGCTTGGCATCGAAGATCTTCGCTGTCCTCTTCCCGGGCACCCCAGCGGTGAACGCGCTTCTGGCAACTTTGTACATCTCCGGTCCACCCAGTGAGTCTTCCCCCTCACTACTCGAGATACATCTCTGCTAACTTGCTCAGACTTCCTCCTGGCACTATGCCCACCTAATATTGATCCCTCCTCGCTGTCAGTGATGGTCGCATTTGCCGTCGGTGGCCTACTTGGCGATACTCTCTTCCACCTACTCCCCGAGATTTTCGTCGGCGAAGCCTCCCCCGACCACGTGAGCTTTGTAATGGTTGAACCAAACAAGAacctccttctcggcctgGGAATCATGGTTGGATTCTTCACCTTTGTCGCAATGGACAAGGCTCTGCGCATCGCGACTGGCGGCGAGGGCGGTCACGACCACTCGCATAACCACGCGCACGCCGAATCAACCGATGCGGTCACATCTGGCgccaagaccaagaagccCAGAGGCGAGCTGAAGAAGCGCAAGTCTGCCGCAAAGGGATCTTCTGAGGTCATTGCCGAGAAGGAAATTAACCCCAGCGTCAAGCTTGGAGGTTACCTTAACCTCATCGCCGATTTCACCCATAACATCACTGATGGCCTtgccctttctttttccttctatGCCTCGCCTACCATCGGCGCGACGACCACTGTGGCTGTCTTCTTCCACGAAATCCCCCACGAAGTTGGTGACTTTGCTCTGCTTATTCAGTCCGGCTTCTCGAAGCGCAAGGCAATGGGCGCACAATTTATTACCGCTATTGGTGCTTTCTTGGGTACCCTTATTGGAATTGCTATCCAGGAGTTTGGCGGCAACACCACTCTGGATGATACCGAGCCTGCTGGTCTTATGGGAACTAGCCTCACCTGGGGTGATAtgcttcttccattcacTGCTGGAACTTTCTTGTATGTTGGTACCGTGTCTGTGATTCCGGAGTTGCTTGAGACCGGCAAGGACAAGGGTGTTGAAGTGCGGAAGACCATCACTCAGTTCTTGGCTGTTGCCCTTGGGGCCGGCATTATGCTTGCGTAAGTATCCGTCCCCCTGCGCCCTATCAAATCACCGCAAATCTTCGCTGGTATAACTATCGCTGACACCCTTTTTTAGTATTTCTTGGGATTGATTTGGGCCTTTGGTCTATACAGGTGTACATCGGCAAAATTTGCATCATACTGTGCCTAGCACTTTTGAGCTTTGGTGCAACGACAAAGCTCCATGCCTTTGGTTCATCTGGTTCATTGAAAAAGATACATACGTGGCGCCCGACTAGTAAATAGAACAAGGCCCGTTCAACCAGGCACTTTGGTGTTTACATGAATAGGTAGAATTATCTTGCGCGAACAGGCAACCGTTTATTTGAGATGGTAATAGCCAGGTTAGAGGCCAAATTAAATGCACAAGAATCGTCAAACCAGTAACGCCTTTAGAGCTAACTCCACTCCAACATGAATGAATACCCAGTCATATTCCTTGGTAATACACAGAATAATGCAAAGTCAATTTTGGACTTCGGGAAGCAACCATGCCAAGTAGGTATGAAATGATAAAAAGCCTCAACGGGAAAAAAGAAGCCGAGATGAACGTTGTTAACGGCGAAGAGAGGCGAGAAAAAGCATGAGTTGCGCACAGCGCAATGTATGCAAGCGAAGTAGGCGTTAGAAAGGGTTGGAAGCCATTTACTCGTTATAATGGTAGACCTGAAAAGCATGTCAGCAAAATTATCCCTCTCTGGAAACTGGATGAAAATCGAAACATACGAAGTAATCCGGGAGTCCAATGACCTCGTATCCCAGTCTTCGAGCCATCTTCGCGAAGCCCTCCGTCTCCACCAAATGAAAGAACGGGAAAGCGGGGAACATGGCACCGTCACGATGCACATCAGCCTTGACTAACAAGGCCGTACCACCAACACCATCAAGAGCCAGCATCTTCTTCGGATCAAGATTTTTCATGTCGGGCAAGTGAGCCATCAGGGTACGATACGTAGGCATCTCAGCGTAGCCTTCCAAGAGAATTTCATCAGGCCCCATGTTCGCGGCGAGGTTCTGCGCGGTCTGGCTATCAACCCAAGAATTGAAGTCATAAGGCCTGACATcccacttcttcttcgaggagTCGTAATAGCGCTGGAAGCAGTTTGGTACAATAACCGGCTGATCGAAGGCCGTGAGATCCTGTATGAGAGCAGCCGGTGTCTCGACAACGTCGCTGTCCAGCCACAGGACCCACGAAGTCCCGGGGCCAAGCGTTGTAAACAGCAGGCTGTTTCTCGCACGACTCATCGACTCGCGGCGCTCTTTCTGCGCAGCCATTGCATGGCGAGCCTTCTCATCCTGGGATTTCAACGGTGGGTCGAAGTCCTGGCGAAGGATAGTAATGCTCGCGAAGCGGTTGTCGATTGGCCCCGATTGCGTCTTGGCAATGGCCTTTTCCAGAGCCGCAACTGCAGCGTTTCCATCGCTTGTCTTCGGTGCGATGAATCCCAGGGAGATCAGCTCGTGCGGATAGCTTAGCTTCTCAACGTTATCCCAGTATCCTTGGTAGAACCGGGCTAGCGGGGTGAGGATAAGGACCCGCTCGCCGTTGGCTATTGAGTCCGCGGTGTTAGTTAAGCTGTTGAGGTCATAGTGGACAACTGGGGGTGCTGCCTTGCGACCATCGCTTCGCACTGGCTGTGATTTGAAGAATGGTTTTGTGGGTGGGGAGAGGGGATGTTCGGCAGCGTTTTCCTGGCGCTGTTGGGAGCTAACGGATGCGGAGGATGCGGAGGGAGTCGAGGGCGAGAGCATGAAACATATGAAGCCAAATGCTAGCAGCGCTGCTAGCACGAGGCTGATTGGGCTCGTGCGGCGCATGGAGCGTGCAACGGCCATGGCCGGTCAACGTTTAACGTTAGATTGGGGATTGAAACGTGTCGCTGTCCAGGACCGTTGACGTTTAGACTGCGGGAACgcctcaggcatcaaggAACCAGATTTATACCTTACCTTGACTCCTCCCCCTGGACGACTATGAAACAAACGAATTTAGCCGTGGGAGAACTTGAAAAGGTCAAAGATTTCTACTATGGATAATGGATCACTTTTATTCTTTGCCCTGTCCGGAAAGAGACAATCCTAGACAACCCCATGTCACCTCACTATCGAGGACCCTTCAACGGCGGCCGAGATCATAAATCCAACTGGATGGCCCAATTATGAGTCGGCACTCGATCGGACTTTAGAACTTGTCCGTGTTATCGCGGGATACTTCAAAGAGGGTCGCGAGTGGTCTCATCGCCGAATGCGGCACATCACTACACAGGAATTTTCTAATTACGGACTGCGACGACCCACGATTAACTTTCTTTGAGGAAATTAACGCACCAAAGCATGGATATGTTCTTTTAAATAATTTTAGAGCCATGAGACTTTCGGTATATTCAATTATTTTGAGTTCAGTAGACCAGGAAGGAGTTAGGGCAAGGTGCGCATCACACCCTCGAACGCAACCAGAGCCATTGCATTCGCCGGGAATGCCCTAAGAAAGCATGGCACGAAGCCCCGCCAGTAACCTCTCCACCCACGCTCATGCCATACGGCGACCGCAGCGTCCTTCCAGCCGCGGAATTGTCGCTTGCCGTCATTCAGCGCACCACCCATGGGATCGGTCATAAGACGCTGCTTAACGACGTCGGACGGGTATGAGGTGAGCCAAAAGCATTGGGCGGAGATACCACCAGCCCAGAAGTTGATGGAAGGGGCAGACAGCGTGGTGTGGTTTTTTAAGTAGCGAGTCAGGACGTCATAGGAGCCCCaccagaagaagaaaaaggagcgGAAGAAGACCGTGGCCCAGAGCCCACGGTATAGGCCACTGATGCCATGCGTGCGAAGCTATTATTGTTAGCTGGTGTGTACAATGGGGAGGCACTGGTACTCACCATCTTTCGCAGGCAGTCGATCGGCCCGCTGTACATGCGCTTCGATTTTTCGGCGGCGTATTGCACCTGCAGGCGTGCCTTGACGTGCTCGACTGGGGCTGCGACAAAACTGACCGTTATACCAGCCAATATACCCGCAATACCATGTCCGAAACTAGGAAGGGTTGCGAGGTCTGGTTGGTAGCGCGAGAAGGGGAGGTAAGGACGGATGTGAGGTTTTGAGAAGACGTTTTCGAGTAATAATCGGCGATATAGAGTCAATGAGCCCAGCATACTACAGGCGGTCAGCATATTTCCTCTTTCTAGCGCGGAGAACATACACAGAATCCATAACCATCCATCCGATCAGCGGCGGTGTCGCTCCCTTATAGAACCCTTGTAATCCTTCCTTTCGCAAGGTCTGCAATGTGCAATCTAACGGTCCTCGGAATTGCACATCTTTGCTAGTTTGTAGGCGAACCTTGATAGTATCGAATCTTTACAATTTCGTTAACAATCGACCCAGGGCGAAATGGTGGTTATACATACGGATGGCCAACTGCAGATGAAAAAAATTAGCTCCAATCCCAAAATTAAAGCACAGAAAATAACCTACCGCTGAGCTTTGCAATGCCTGAAAAAACACCCGCTGCAAAACCCTTGTAATTTGACTTTGATGTCCCAGATTGAGCAAGCGTGCTTTCCGCCTTCTGATCCGTCATATCAGACACTGAAACCGGTGTAGGCGCCGGCGCCGATGCCATCGTTCAAGAGCCTTAGTCGTTTGCCACAATCACTAAATAAAGATTGCAGATCCAATGCGTTACAGAATGAATGCCTCGCGCAAATTATAGGGCGCTTGTTTGTAACGCGCGGGCGGTCAAATGGAAATGCGATGACAGATGCCGATAAGGATAGAGTAGTTGGGGTTGCTGGGGTGCCAAGGAGGAGTTTTTCAAGCTGGCACGTCTTTTCTGGGGAAGCTGGGGTATATAAATGACTGTAATGGAGTAATTTATCAAAGCATTATTGAGGAAAGTTTGGTTTCATAATCATTTGGGCTCCGCAGATTCCTCTCGGGGAGAGTGGGTGTTCCTCCGAATCACGGGTGATGCCTTAGGCGCACATTGGCAATGGCTTTCGAGCTAGCCCTATATAGAGTAGTAAATCTGGGGATTAACTTTGAGGGTTTACCTGCATATCATCTCTTATCTGATCCCTAGCTACCTACTTCGTAGTAAGACCCGAGTTACTCGGGACCAATCCCAAAGACAGTACCGCAGGTTTCGGTGACAAGCCCGATAGAGGAACGTCGCacaaaatccaaaaagaatTTCAAGATTACCATTTATTGCCCGGATTACTACAAATCAAGCCAGCATTCAGACCTGCGCAATGGGCTGCAAATGCGACTAGGATGGTACAATAGACAGATCCAACTTTTAACCCGCTAGACCAACATATCCACTAAGACTCAGAGAACGTTAGCATTCAACAACCATCGAGGTTGGGAGGAACCCCGTCATAATGCCAGCTGGATCGCTACGACTGTGGCGAAGTTCAACCAGAGGGAATGAAAATGTTATGATGTTTCGGATTGAAGGTTGACACTTGGCTTTCACTTGGTTGTGCCAAGGTCCAAGATTGGATTAGAGCGGGGTATATAGTTTAAATACATGATGTCGTGATGCAAGATCAAACGTAGTGGtcggccgaggccgagaatGTTTGATCATGGACAGTGAGAGTGGTGAGAATGCAAAAATGAGAATGGTGAGAAGGCaaaaaatcgaaaaaaaaaccaaaataCCACATGCCCACTGTATCAGCTTTGTGAGGTGAGCTCATTTTGTCCCAAAACACCAGAAAGCGGATATCAAACTAGTAGGTACGGGAAAAGGTCTAAGATAATCCACTTGTCTAATGGATAGTAAACGGAAACAACCGTTGGATGCAAATCCGGGGAGGGATAGATCTATCACCGGCCCTTGGCAGGCTTTCGAGCCATCTGCCGAGCCGTCTCCTCATAAGCAATGAGCTTCTCCATCAACTCAGCTGAAGGGCCGGAGTTCTTTGGAACATCTCGTGGATTACGCTCGGCGGTGTTGCTCATCGAGCCATGGGTAAGGTAGTCGCCCGCCTCTAGCGCCAGGGGCGTGACAGGGCCCGGGCTGACCAGAGGATCCAAACGCGGCGCCGAAGGACCTTGGTGAACACTCTCGATGAACTCCCGATACTGCCACATCATGTCACGTGATCCGGTTGCAGTGCGGTAGGTAGACGATCGAGATTGGCGAGGAGATGGAGGCTGGGCAGTGGCGGTGTGAGAAGTGCTACTCGACTGATATACGGCAGGATGGAACCGGGGTAGGCTGCCGAGATGGAAGTTCTGTGTTTGCTTGGCCTTGGATGGGGTCTGGATCCGAGAGCGAGTTGGTTGGGGAGAGTTGGAGCGTCGTGGAGACATGATAGGCGAGGCAGCCGGGGAGTAGTAAGGTGAGTTATCAGAACGCATCCTTGTCGACGCTGGCGGAGGCCGCGATGGATGCTGGTCGCGACGGGCAGGCGGGATTAAAGGAATGTGTCGAAATTTGGCGGATTGAGACGCACGTTCCCAATCGTCAAAATAGGATTCGTGATCAAATCGACCGGTGAGGGGTGTCACAGGAAGGTCCTCGTAGATTGGACCAGGGCGGCTTGGGATAGGAATGGGTCTCGTGGATGAGGATACGGTAAATGAGTCAAAAGCGTCGGTCGGGATGGTATTCGGACAACCGGGTTGACGAGGTGGTGAAGAGGGTGTATCAGTAGACGAGGTGGCTGTCAAATCTCGCAACGAGGAGAGTGACACAGGTGTGGGGTAACCGTGTTTGGTGACCAGACTTTCCCAATAATCTTTTGGCTGGAATGCTAAGTGTTGGTGCGA
Protein-coding sequences here:
- a CDS encoding enoylreductaselike encodes the protein MGSPGGCAWRDIYLDERVTQVPDPELLKKSISSQSPFFFISPLSLQQRQFPKSRLEDLRSSTIAAAHSSSRSQPWTSGSKKVLWIETVDSESIMRKHYPLDSPFSHSFSSLSSSSSSSSFYPSSYCSSFSLGLSSASHQHLAFQPKDYWESLVTKHGYPTPVSLSSLRDLTATSSTDTPSSPPRQPGCPNTIPTDAFDSFTVSSSTRPIPIPSRPGPIYEDLPVTPLTGRFDHESYFDDWERASQSAKFRHIPLIPPARRDQHPSRPPPASTRMRSDNSPYYSPAASPIMSPRRSNSPQPTRSRIQTPSKAKQTQNFHLGSLPRFHPAVYQSSSTSHTATAQPPSPRQSRSSTYRTATGSRDMMWQYREFIESVHQGPSAPRLDPLVSPGPVTPLALEAGDYLTHGSMSNTAERNPRDVPKNSGPSAELMEKLIAYEETARQMARKPAKGR
- a CDS encoding peroxin-24 Pex24-Penicillium chrysogenum, producing the protein MDGLTEALSKTPKISRKRNRPASPDKSHSRSSSQSKNSLQDRLFTKLLQQVIPTDDEDETDSLGDKALASPQKPAFSLPVMANNFRRFNARIGVVFLFQSRVEQLFTWDTPTHTISFLFVYSFICLEPHLLLVLPLVVLLLFVMVPAFATRHPPPPSTSTSSTTPYYSFDGPALAPARTIKPAPETSKDFLRNMRDLQNCMADFSDAHDAAISVVAPLTDFSNEKLSSIIFLGCTIATAVLFISAHLLPLKIVLLVGGNALVLAIHPTVGQFIFALVQDMTGGDSINTGSDEKDGFASSVPADPSAAMSALEKLADISLDTYPEEREVEIFELQHRTPGTSESGWESFLFSHAPYDPLSPPRIAGDRPRGCRFFEDVRAPRGWAWKSKKWELDLDCREWVVERMITSVGFEIPDVNAKGNAIVGEVGGWVWDLPPTRQESDDDLTSAYGDLPDSLSTKETKGKGKEKAKSRDWEEGNASYGVGEWRRRRWVRVVQRISLPPAEVVTYSTLSSNS
- a CDS encoding Mitochondrial carrier protein, putative — protein: MASAPAPTPVSVSDMTDQKAESTLAQSGTSKSNYKGFAAGVFSGIAKLSVGHPFDTIKVRLQTSKDVQFRGPLDCTLQTLRKEGLQGFYKGATPPLIGWMVMDSVMLGSLTLYRRLLLENVFSKPHIRPYLPFSRYQPDLATLPSFGHGIAGILAGITVSFVAAPVEHVKARLQVQYAAEKSKRMYSGPIDCLRKMLRTHGISGLYRGLWATVFFRSFFFFWWGSYDVLTRYLKNHTTLSAPSINFWAGGISAQCFWLTSYPSDVVKQRLMTDPMGGALNDGKRQFRGWKDAAVAVWHERGWRGYWRGFVPCFLRAFPANAMALVAFEGVMRTLP
- a CDS encoding ZIP Zinc transporter, putative, producing the protein MASRFFPSRRTGIALVAGCILFSALAAASVGPGELSVGQIEEQLQSCPLVESLNEHKRATRPETTSLASKIFAVLFPGTPAVNALLATLYISGPPNFLLALCPPNIDPSSLSVMVAFAVGGLLGDTLFHLLPEIFVGEASPDHVSFVMVEPNKNLLLGLGIMVGFFTFVAMDKALRIATGGEGGHDHSHNHAHAESTDAVTSGAKTKKPRGELKKRKSAAKGSSEVIAEKEINPSVKLGGYLNLIADFTHNITDGLALSFSFYASPTIGATTTVAVFFHEIPHEVGDFALLIQSGFSKRKAMGAQFITAIGAFLGTLIGIAIQEFGGNTTLDDTEPAGLMGTSLTWGDMLLPFTAGTFLYVGTVSVIPELLETGKDKGVEVRKTITQFLAVALGAGIMLAISWD
- a CDS encoding Nucleolar protein 16, whose translation is MGKVLQKKKARSGRSKARAKDSRLKSGHKKINVLGNQIIADNWDRDLTLTQNYQRLGLMHKLNAPSGGRERLPGNKDQYPEIKNSLHIRGSAKAAAAKLDLGETRVERDPETGRILRVIHDDEDNIEVAGFQRSRNNPLNDPLNDILAGNGDSNPLADSVIVQQLERQADQEGKTVRAKKPRYQSSREGEWAQRLIEKHGDNFTAMTRDRKLNPMQQSEGDLRRRINKWKKSQL
- a CDS encoding Anp1, with the translated sequence MAVARSMRRTSPISLVLAALLAFGFICFMLSPSTPSASSASVSSQQRQENAAEHPLSPPTKPFFKSQPVRSDGRKAAPPVVHYDLNSLTNTADSIANGERVLILTPLARFYQGYWDNVEKLSYPHELISLGFIAPKTSDGNAAVAALEKAIAKTQSGPIDNRFASITILRQDFDPPLKSQDEKARHAMAAQKERRESMSRARNSLLFTTLGPGTSWVLWLDSDVVETPAALIQDLTAFDQPVIVPNCFQRYYDSSKKKWDVRPYDFNSWVDSQTAQNLAANMGPDEILLEGYAEMPTYRTLMAHLPDMKNLDPKKMLALDGVGGTALLVKADVHRDGAMFPAFPFFHLVETEGFAKMARRLGYEVIGLPDYFVYHYNE